The sequence CCGCGAGCGTTTCAAAAGCCTGGCCGCCAACGGCATCGGCCCCGAAGCCTGGCGCAATTACTCGACCTTCCTGGGCAAGCTGGAAGAAGCCATCGTCGAACAGCAGCGCCTGTGCGACCGTGACCGCGCCCAGGTCGCCATGGGCCAGCAAGCCTGGGTCGATGAGCGCAACCGCAAGATGGCCTTCGACACTCTCGTGGTCCGCCAGCAAAAGGCCGAGATCCAGCGCCAGAACCGCTCCGAACAGAAGATGACCGACGAGCATTCGGCCAAACTCTTCCGCCGTACCGAAGAAGACAATCCGCCCCCGCCCTCCGACGAGTAGCGGACCGCGTCGCCCCAGGGCCAAGCGGCCGCCCGGCCGCACGCCCAAGTGGTTGCAGGCCTTGCCACGACGAGCTGAAACGGCCGTGGCACACCCCTTGCTGACAGACCTGCATCTTTGCTCCACGGAGCCTGTCATGCCCACTGTAAATACCGCTCCCATCCTGCCGCCCGCCCCCCAGCCCACGCCCAGCCCCGCTGCGCCTGCGCCCACGGCCGACGCGGGCAACAGCTTTGCCAGCACGCTCGACAAGCAGCTCAAGCAAGGCACGCAGCAGGACGATCCGGCGGCACAAAACGCCGATCCGGCAACGGCAAGCCCTGCCGACGCAGCGGCAATTGCCGCCGCGCTGCTGGCCGGTCTTGCCGGCGCCCAGCAGCAGGCGCCGACGCCGCCCGAGGGAACCGCCGTTGACCCGGCCGAAGCCGCCGCACCGCCGCTCGAAGGCCTCACAGCCACGCCGGCCCTGCCGACAGGACAGCAGAGCGTGGGCGCCGTGACCACGAACCCTGACGGCGAATCGGCCGATACCACGAATCCCGATGCCAGCCAGCCCGGCAAGAGCGCTGGCGCCTTGCCTGCCGCGACTGCCGCCGCAACCCCCGCCGAGGCTGCGAAGACCGCGAAGGCGGAGGTGCAGGGAGAGAAGGCCGGCACCCGCAGCTTCGAAAACGTGCTGGACAGCGCGCAGAACGCGCTGCCGACGGCTCACGCCGCCAACGGCAAGACCGACGCGGCACAAGTCCTCACCGACGCGCCGCAATACACCGTGCGCACGCCGGTCAGCGAAACCCGCTGGGCTAATGAGGTGGGCGACCGCATGGTGTGGATGGCGGGCAAGAAACTCGATGAAGCCCAACTCGTGCTCACGCCCCCGCACCTGGGCCGGGTCGAGATCAAGCTTTCAATCAGCGGCGACCAGGCCACGGCGGCCTTCACCGCGGCCACGCCGGCCGCCCGCGAAGCGATCGAGCAGTCCCTGCCCCGCCTGCGCGAAGTGATGTCGGCAGCCGGCCTGGACCTCGGTCAGGTGAACGTCAGCACCAACAACGCCGGCCAGGAAGGCCAGCAGCGCTGGCAGGGCCTGCAGGCAGCCGGCACCCGCGGTGGCAACGGCGCCGATGACGAAGGGGATGCGATCGAGCTCGGTCGCGGCGTACCCGTCCGGGTGCAGTCTGGCCTGGGCATGGTCGACACCTTCGCCTGAGCCCGTCACGCAGGAAGCCAGGCAGAAACTCGAATAGGCAGAAAGGAGCCCCTCAGTTCGCGGCTTTGCACGCCGATAAAGCAAAGATAATCCCTGCGAGGCGCTTCACGCCCTG is a genomic window of Niveibacterium sp. SC-1 containing:
- the fliJ gene encoding flagellar export protein FliJ; the protein is MTKALETLIELAKGRMDDAAKKLGGLLASARASDDKLKLLTEYRNEYRERFKSLAANGIGPEAWRNYSTFLGKLEEAIVEQQRLCDRDRAQVAMGQQAWVDERNRKMAFDTLVVRQQKAEIQRQNRSEQKMTDEHSAKLFRRTEEDNPPPPSDE
- a CDS encoding flagellar hook-length control protein FliK; this encodes MPTVNTAPILPPAPQPTPSPAAPAPTADAGNSFASTLDKQLKQGTQQDDPAAQNADPATASPADAAAIAAALLAGLAGAQQQAPTPPEGTAVDPAEAAAPPLEGLTATPALPTGQQSVGAVTTNPDGESADTTNPDASQPGKSAGALPAATAAATPAEAAKTAKAEVQGEKAGTRSFENVLDSAQNALPTAHAANGKTDAAQVLTDAPQYTVRTPVSETRWANEVGDRMVWMAGKKLDEAQLVLTPPHLGRVEIKLSISGDQATAAFTAATPAAREAIEQSLPRLREVMSAAGLDLGQVNVSTNNAGQEGQQRWQGLQAAGTRGGNGADDEGDAIELGRGVPVRVQSGLGMVDTFA